The following are encoded together in the Dysgonomonadaceae bacterium PH5-43 genome:
- a CDS encoding hypothetical protein (product_source=COG2164; cath_funfam=2.40.50.100; cog=COG2164; pfam=PF16115; transmembrane_helix_parts=Inside_1_4,TMhelix_5_24,Outside_25_362), protein MKRSISILIILFTIVFIQCGIAQTKVLKVNATKTNDYGVQYSLPKSVLTLNVEYTKTEYEAGTYARYASRYLGIDDNDVAIENQTVYSLDKVSIKESGVPDTDKTYLVLFKSKTTAPFVCLTEDGLICSINAEYTPEKESVKVVDNNKTTTTALKINPQSIYTEEYLQAGSISKMAEVAAKNIYKIRESRQDIITGETDNVPKDGEAMKIILGNLDAQEKLWTELFLGKTKTTKLTKQITIEPTTEVNKEVLFRFSKYLGVVSADDLSGSPVYMNIINLHSVEIQAEDPKRKSKESESIVYNVPGKAKIEIFNGTTKILDSTINLTQFGTTQILGTSVFEDKKAPVQILFYPESGAIKRIMQ, encoded by the coding sequence ATGAAAAGAAGTATTTCTATTTTAATTATATTATTTACTATTGTCTTTATTCAATGTGGTATTGCTCAAACTAAGGTTCTGAAGGTAAATGCTACAAAAACTAACGATTATGGCGTACAGTATTCACTGCCTAAATCTGTTCTTACTCTTAATGTAGAATATACAAAAACTGAATACGAAGCAGGAACTTATGCTCGTTATGCTTCTCGTTATTTAGGAATTGACGACAACGATGTGGCAATAGAAAATCAAACAGTATATAGCTTAGATAAAGTTTCAATTAAAGAATCGGGAGTGCCTGATACCGACAAAACATATTTAGTATTGTTTAAGTCTAAAACTACTGCTCCTTTTGTTTGCTTAACAGAAGACGGACTTATCTGTTCTATTAATGCCGAATATACTCCAGAGAAAGAATCTGTTAAAGTTGTAGATAATAACAAGACAACAACAACAGCATTAAAGATTAATCCTCAATCTATTTATACTGAAGAATATTTACAAGCAGGTTCGATAAGTAAGATGGCTGAAGTTGCAGCAAAGAATATTTATAAGATAAGAGAGAGCCGTCAGGATATTATTACAGGAGAAACTGACAATGTTCCTAAAGATGGTGAGGCTATGAAGATTATTCTTGGTAATTTAGATGCTCAAGAAAAGCTGTGGACAGAATTGTTTTTGGGTAAAACAAAGACTACCAAACTAACAAAACAAATAACAATAGAACCAACAACAGAGGTTAACAAAGAGGTGTTGTTTCGTTTCTCTAAATATCTTGGAGTAGTAAGTGCCGACGATCTTAGTGGTAGTCCGGTGTATATGAATATTATCAATCTTCATTCGGTAGAGATACAGGCAGAAGACCCCAAGAGAAAGTCTAAAGAGTCTGAAAGTATTGTATATAATGTTCCTGGTAAAGCTAAAATAGAAATCTTTAATGGAACAACTAAAATACTCGACTCTACAATAAATCTAACTCAATTTGGAACTACTCAAATATTAGGAACATCTGTATTTGAAGATAAGAAAGCTCCAGTGCAAATATTGTTTTATCCTGAGTCGGGAGCTATTAAAAGGATAATGCAGTAA
- a CDS encoding glycosyltransferase involved in cell wall biosynthesis (product_source=COG0438; cath_funfam=3.40.50.2000; cog=COG0438; pfam=PF00534,PF13439; superfamily=53756), with amino-acid sequence MSEYRKTTEGSRGTLTGNIKGLLQGFYSPSSVKDIKEILRNKKPDVVVIHNLYPYISPAILKPIKEAGIPIIMTIHNYRLICPTGLFMRDSKPCELCLEKKNELSCIQYNCEHSLIKSIGYAGRNWFARITKAYNNVDVYACITEFQAKKLVSYGFPNNKMRVIPNFVDKVEPLSSTNLYSNDYVAISGRMSKEKGTDMILDIARKTPHIKYLFAGVVREDDQDIIKDAPDNCIFAGYLSDDKLVDFYNNSRFIVIGSRCYEGFSMSVLDASMYGKATIGPAHGGFIEIIDDKETGLLFTPNNSESLQQQIEYLWNNTDEAISMGVNAYNKLKKNYTSEAVKDKWERCILDLLKSAKQ; translated from the coding sequence GTGTCGGAATATCGTAAAACCACAGAAGGGAGCAGAGGTACTCTTACCGGAAACATAAAAGGGTTGCTGCAAGGATTCTATTCTCCTTCGTCGGTTAAAGATATTAAAGAGATATTACGCAACAAGAAACCCGATGTGGTAGTCATTCATAATCTTTACCCATACATTTCGCCTGCTATTTTGAAACCTATCAAAGAGGCTGGTATACCTATAATTATGACTATTCATAATTACAGACTAATTTGTCCTACTGGGTTGTTTATGCGAGACTCTAAGCCTTGTGAACTCTGTTTAGAAAAGAAGAATGAGTTGAGTTGCATACAATATAATTGCGAACACTCTCTTATAAAAAGTATAGGCTATGCAGGTCGTAATTGGTTTGCTCGCATTACCAAAGCCTATAACAATGTTGATGTATATGCTTGCATTACCGAGTTTCAAGCTAAGAAACTTGTCAGCTATGGTTTCCCTAACAATAAGATGAGAGTAATTCCTAACTTTGTAGATAAGGTTGAACCGCTTTCTTCTACCAATCTTTATTCTAATGATTATGTAGCTATTTCGGGACGAATGAGTAAAGAGAAAGGTACAGATATGATATTAGATATAGCTCGAAAAACTCCTCACATAAAATATCTATTCGCTGGAGTTGTACGCGAAGACGATCAAGATATTATTAAAGATGCTCCAGATAATTGTATATTTGCAGGTTATTTATCAGACGATAAGTTAGTTGATTTCTACAATAACTCTCGCTTTATAGTTATAGGCAGTCGTTGTTACGAAGGATTCTCTATGTCGGTACTCGATGCATCTATGTATGGCAAAGCTACTATCGGACCTGCACACGGAGGTTTTATTGAAATAATAGACGATAAAGAGACCGGATTACTTTTCACTCCAAACAATTCTGAGAGTTTACAACAACAAATAGAATATCTTTGGAATAATACCGACGAAGCTATTAGTATGGGTGTTAATGCTTACAATAAATTAAAAAAGAATTACACCTCAGAAGCCGTTAAAGATAAATGGGAACGATGCATACTTGATTTGCTAAAATCCGCAAAGCAATAA
- a CDS encoding hypothetical protein (product_source=Hypo-rule applied; transmembrane_helix_parts=Inside_1_276,TMhelix_277_296,Outside_297_300,TMhelix_301_318,Inside_319_493) → MINTSINIHDKFSVEFKVGFYTSQKENNLNEFKINSWIFVPNSLDINSYTYTQQQFYSDVKSNIRLITPIYTLEEILTEGKGPLPRLEKALNNYIKQPTEEHAEQYTYQIKMFMCIVQSALRTQTYKTKRKKKENAFNESISHLLNHIYSINSKFRTIRDKAITNRSIPKELKEYILFGDEYLSLITENTIYSLLKQIKKKPFDCFKHIDNVKDDLIDLLNYEQENIKSMGYSEPIEKEDEHNSLELIKRSLLSKFIESDLYLQRIKKPDGEFVREFYYSIAAGLAMVFATIVSFVATKEFGNFTVSLFLALVVGYMFKDKIKSTARYYFSSKLDQKYFDWKYNLSIRNQKIGWIKEAFDFVNGNKVPKEIINLRNKTPLVKAENKVYDEQVILYRKRVGILKRELEKYKEYRLSGINNIVRLNLMSFIKKMDNPTLPINIPDIENGYKVIQGNRVYALYIILECSSDEEAYYKTYRLLLNRTGIADVVEVNE, encoded by the coding sequence GTGATAAACACAAGCATAAATATCCATGATAAGTTTTCTGTTGAGTTTAAGGTAGGATTCTACACTTCTCAAAAAGAAAATAACTTAAACGAATTTAAGATAAACTCATGGATATTTGTGCCTAATAGCTTAGATATTAATAGCTACACCTATACACAACAACAATTTTATTCTGATGTAAAGTCAAATATTAGACTTATCACTCCAATTTATACTCTTGAAGAGATATTAACAGAAGGCAAAGGTCCGTTACCAAGATTAGAAAAGGCCTTAAACAACTACATCAAACAACCAACAGAAGAACACGCCGAGCAATACACTTATCAAATCAAAATGTTTATGTGTATAGTTCAGAGTGCACTAAGAACTCAAACTTATAAAACAAAAAGAAAGAAAAAAGAAAATGCCTTTAATGAGAGTATATCTCACCTTCTTAATCACATTTACTCTATCAATAGTAAATTCAGAACAATTAGAGATAAAGCAATAACCAATCGGAGTATCCCTAAAGAACTTAAAGAATACATACTTTTTGGTGATGAATATCTTAGCTTGATTACCGAAAACACTATATACTCTCTTCTTAAACAAATAAAGAAAAAACCTTTCGATTGTTTCAAACACATTGATAATGTTAAAGACGACTTAATAGATTTACTTAACTACGAACAAGAAAATATAAAATCTATGGGCTATAGCGAGCCTATAGAAAAAGAAGATGAACACAACAGTTTAGAACTTATAAAGAGGAGTCTGCTATCGAAGTTCATTGAAAGTGATTTATATTTACAACGCATAAAAAAGCCCGATGGTGAGTTTGTAAGAGAGTTTTATTACAGTATTGCAGCAGGATTGGCTATGGTGTTTGCAACTATAGTATCTTTCGTTGCAACAAAAGAGTTTGGTAATTTTACAGTTTCACTGTTTCTTGCTTTAGTGGTAGGATATATGTTTAAAGATAAAATCAAATCAACTGCTCGCTACTACTTCTCATCTAAGTTAGACCAAAAGTATTTCGATTGGAAATACAACTTAAGTATAAGAAACCAAAAGATAGGTTGGATAAAAGAAGCTTTCGACTTTGTAAACGGAAACAAAGTACCTAAAGAAATCATCAATCTAAGAAACAAAACTCCTTTAGTAAAGGCCGAAAACAAAGTTTATGACGAGCAAGTTATTCTTTATCGTAAACGAGTAGGCATACTTAAAAGAGAATTAGAGAAATACAAAGAATATCGTTTGTCTGGTATAAACAACATAGTAAGACTAAATCTTATGTCGTTTATCAAAAAGATGGATAACCCTACCCTACCTATTAATATTCCTGATATTGAGAATGGCTACAAGGTAATTCAAGGAAACCGAGTTTATGCCTTATACATTATATTAGAATGTAGCTCCGACGAAGAAGCTTACTACAAAACATACCGTCTGTTGTTAAACAGAACAGGTATAGCTGATGTTGTTGAAGTAAACGAATAA
- a CDS encoding aldose 1-epimerase (product_source=KO:K01785; cath_funfam=2.70.98.10; cog=COG2017; ko=KO:K01785; pfam=PF01263; superfamily=74650) produces the protein MENTKTLSGLNKQDFEKLVDGKQVKLFVLTNASGAEVTVINFGGKIVSVMVPDNKGNMVDVVLGKSNINDYMNDQEPYFGAICGRTANRVANGKFTLDGTEYTLAVNNGPNSLHGGIKGFNSVVWDANQIDAQTLELKYLSKDGEEGYPGNLSVTVTYKLTDDNSVDINYKATTDKATIINLTNHSYFNLAGEGDAYVGDQELQINASTYLPTSDVAIPLGKPESVEGTPFDFQTLHTMGERIDDDNTQIIYGNGYDHTFIINKVEGELAFAAKAISPKTGIVMDTYTTEPGVQLYTANYLDGSFVGKNGNTYPKRSAFCLETQHYPDSINQPNFPSVVLRPGEEFNSTTQYRFSTIK, from the coding sequence ATGGAAAATACAAAAACATTAAGTGGACTAAACAAACAAGATTTCGAGAAACTTGTTGATGGCAAACAAGTAAAACTATTTGTTCTTACAAATGCAAGCGGAGCGGAAGTTACGGTTATTAACTTTGGAGGGAAAATAGTTTCTGTTATGGTGCCTGACAACAAAGGTAATATGGTAGACGTAGTGCTTGGTAAAAGCAATATAAATGATTATATGAACGACCAAGAACCTTACTTCGGTGCTATCTGTGGACGAACAGCTAATCGTGTTGCTAATGGTAAGTTTACTTTAGACGGAACAGAATATACTTTAGCAGTAAACAATGGTCCGAATAGTCTTCACGGAGGTATTAAAGGTTTCAACTCTGTTGTTTGGGACGCTAATCAAATAGATGCACAAACTTTAGAACTTAAATATTTGTCGAAAGATGGAGAAGAGGGTTATCCCGGAAATCTTAGTGTTACGGTAACTTACAAATTAACTGATGATAATTCTGTAGATATAAACTATAAAGCAACAACAGATAAAGCAACGATAATTAATCTTACTAATCACTCATACTTCAATCTTGCTGGAGAAGGAGATGCTTATGTTGGTGATCAAGAATTACAAATAAATGCATCAACTTATCTTCCTACAAGCGATGTGGCTATTCCGTTAGGCAAACCCGAAAGTGTAGAAGGAACTCCTTTTGATTTCCAAACTTTACATACAATGGGAGAGCGTATAGATGACGACAATACTCAAATTATATATGGAAATGGTTACGACCATACTTTTATAATAAATAAGGTAGAGGGCGAACTTGCATTTGCGGCTAAAGCTATCTCTCCTAAAACTGGTATTGTTATGGACACATACACAACAGAACCTGGTGTTCAGCTTTATACAGCTAATTATCTTGATGGTAGTTTTGTAGGTAAAAACGGGAATACTTATCCTAAGCGTAGTGCTTTTTGTTTAGAAACACAGCATTATCCTGATAGTATTAATCAGCCAAACTTCCCGAGTGTAGTTTTGCGTCCGGGAGAAGAGTTTAACTCAACAACTCAATATAGATTTTCAACTATAAAGTAA